A region from the Desulfobotulus mexicanus genome encodes:
- a CDS encoding Lrp/AsnC family transcriptional regulator has protein sequence MLTENEKKVISAIQGDIPLEANPYEILAEGLGMEEETFLGLLKSLDEKKLIRRYGATLRHQKSGFSANAMVAWKAPEEKIQEIGETMATFEAVSHCYRRDPKPGWPYNLYTMVHARSQDSCRDIVKQMAEKAGIGDYSMLFSIRELKKTSMRYFETE, from the coding sequence ATGCTGACAGAAAATGAGAAAAAGGTCATCTCTGCCATTCAGGGAGATATTCCCCTGGAAGCGAATCCCTATGAAATTCTGGCCGAAGGCCTTGGCATGGAAGAAGAAACTTTTCTTGGACTTTTGAAAAGTCTGGATGAAAAAAAGCTGATACGCCGCTATGGTGCTACCCTGCGTCATCAGAAATCCGGTTTTTCTGCAAATGCCATGGTGGCATGGAAAGCTCCTGAAGAAAAGATTCAGGAAATAGGTGAAACCATGGCCACTTTTGAGGCGGTTTCCCACTGTTACCGCCGGGATCCCAAGCCCGGCTGGCCCTACAATCTCTACACCATGGTCCATGCCAGAAGTCAGGATTCCTGTAGGGATATTGTAAAACAAATGGCTGAAAAAGCAGGTATAGGGGATTATTCCATGCTTTTCAGTATACGGGAACTGAAAAAGACTTCCATGCGCTACTTTGAAACAGAATAA
- a CDS encoding class I SAM-dependent methyltransferase produces the protein MFSCLDAISRTLLLPLYFRAEECDAPSPIVHDPMAKELIKKIPYDFNILKKHTLMKTATLMRVATVDGMVERFLATHPDAVVVNVGAGLDTRFFRMDTGRMDWYELDLPEVMKIRRLFIGEDERYHMVEASLKDPDWHKNIPCENRPLLIIAEGVLMYLEEPCIRNFIQNIMENFSSSFLIFDAVSPYQMMMSAFNPTLMLTGARFRWGMNTPEELESWRNDIRMCESHYYLGEMMPQMGWLNFFTLYPSVRFGFSAQSYMLGQPFRTEPDGEDNEKKP, from the coding sequence ATGTTTTCCTGCCTTGATGCCATTTCCAGAACCCTGCTTCTGCCCCTTTATTTCCGGGCGGAAGAATGTGATGCCCCATCTCCCATTGTCCATGATCCCATGGCAAAAGAACTTATTAAAAAAATACCCTATGATTTTAACATACTGAAAAAGCATACCCTAATGAAAACGGCAACGCTGATGCGTGTGGCTACCGTGGACGGGATGGTGGAACGTTTTCTGGCAACCCACCCCGATGCCGTTGTTGTCAATGTAGGAGCAGGCCTTGATACCCGTTTCTTCCGCATGGACACAGGCCGTATGGACTGGTATGAACTGGATCTGCCGGAAGTGATGAAAATCCGGCGCTTATTTATTGGGGAAGACGAGAGATATCATATGGTGGAGGCCTCCCTTAAAGATCCGGACTGGCATAAGAACATCCCTTGCGAAAACCGCCCCCTCCTGATCATTGCCGAAGGTGTCCTCATGTACCTTGAAGAACCGTGTATCCGGAATTTCATACAGAACATTATGGAGAATTTTTCTTCTTCCTTTTTAATTTTCGATGCCGTAAGTCCTTATCAGATGATGATGAGCGCCTTTAACCCCACCCTGATGCTTACTGGGGCCCGTTTTCGGTGGGGAATGAACACTCCGGAAGAACTGGAAAGCTGGCGGAATGATATTCGCATGTGCGAAAGCCACTATTATCTTGGAGAAATGATGCCCCAGATGGGCTGGCTGAATTTTTTTACCCTTTATCCTTCCGTACGCTTTGGCTTCTCCGCCCAAAGCTATATGCTGGGGCAACCCTTCAGGACAGAACCGGATGGTGAAGACAATGAAAAAAAACCTTAG
- a CDS encoding PHA/PHB synthase family protein, with product MKAQKKPIIRKTEPAKEIPVVQENESAEENSILEAAHIIDRNFRKDMVRFTGPMDVPAFSRAYFDAIVHLAWSPGTQFRMMLERMEFFTDLFAIKSGMSPPVLDRRFRDPQWNDWPFSMYKDLFIRFEKHMESRFKDIRGVSEHSNLLIQFLTHQITAMMNPLNFPVTNPEVIRTTLEQGGQNIVKGMQNLIDTLTTHGGELVVRHSRDDYHEVGKTLATTPGKVVFRNRLIELIQYAPVTDKVCGTPILLVPAWINKYYILDLSPHNSMVRYLTEQGFTVFIISWKNVDGSFRDDGIDTYVKNGLVEAIAEIRQITGSDGVHLTGYCMGAILCSIAAAFLRSQEDTSVKTLSCFASQLDFSDAGDLRSFIDESQITFLKDLMEEKGYLAKSNMMQTYSLLRPRDLYWNFLIDEFFLGKDPFNLDFLFWNDDGTRMPMRLHIDILERLYLEDQLTEGKFRMDDGRSIDLRNIDMDLYSVGTLKDHIAPWKSVYRIPHFVSSPIKFVLASSGHIAGIIVPPGSKGHYHTDGLLGHGPEHWLATAHMHEGSWWPDWAAWMKERSQPETNKLPWPPAKGRDLGAAPGTYVTEK from the coding sequence ATGAAAGCCCAGAAAAAACCCATTATCCGAAAAACGGAACCTGCCAAGGAAATTCCTGTCGTACAGGAAAATGAAAGTGCTGAAGAAAATTCTATACTGGAGGCTGCCCATATCATAGACAGAAATTTCCGTAAAGATATGGTCCGATTTACAGGTCCCATGGATGTTCCGGCTTTCAGCCGGGCCTATTTTGACGCCATAGTCCACCTGGCATGGAGTCCTGGCACCCAGTTTCGCATGATGCTGGAAAGAATGGAATTTTTTACGGATCTTTTTGCTATAAAATCAGGAATGTCTCCACCTGTCTTAGATCGTCGTTTTCGGGATCCCCAGTGGAATGACTGGCCCTTTTCCATGTATAAAGATCTTTTTATACGTTTTGAAAAACATATGGAAAGCCGTTTTAAGGATATCAGGGGCGTATCCGAACATTCAAACCTGTTGATACAGTTTCTGACCCATCAGATCACCGCCATGATGAATCCCCTGAACTTTCCCGTCACCAACCCGGAAGTTATCCGTACCACTTTGGAGCAGGGAGGGCAGAATATTGTCAAGGGCATGCAGAATCTCATTGATACCCTGACCACCCACGGGGGAGAGCTGGTGGTCCGCCATAGCCGGGATGATTATCACGAGGTGGGCAAAACCCTTGCTACCACACCGGGAAAGGTGGTTTTCCGTAATCGTTTAATTGAACTGATTCAGTATGCACCGGTAACGGACAAGGTCTGCGGAACTCCCATTCTTCTGGTTCCTGCCTGGATCAACAAGTATTATATTCTGGACTTAAGCCCCCACAACAGTATGGTGCGTTATCTCACGGAGCAGGGCTTTACCGTCTTTATCATCAGCTGGAAAAACGTGGACGGCAGTTTCAGGGATGATGGCATTGACACCTATGTTAAAAACGGACTCGTGGAAGCCATTGCGGAAATCCGTCAGATTACGGGCAGCGACGGGGTACACCTGACGGGCTACTGCATGGGTGCCATTCTCTGCTCCATTGCGGCAGCCTTCCTGAGGAGCCAGGAAGATACCTCAGTAAAAACCCTCTCCTGCTTTGCCTCCCAGCTGGATTTCAGCGATGCAGGGGATCTTAGAAGCTTCATAGATGAAAGCCAGATAACCTTCCTCAAGGACCTCATGGAAGAGAAAGGTTACCTTGCCAAATCCAACATGATGCAGACCTATAGCCTGCTGAGGCCCAGAGATCTTTACTGGAATTTCCTCATTGATGAATTTTTCCTTGGCAAAGATCCCTTTAATCTGGATTTTCTGTTCTGGAACGATGACGGCACCCGCATGCCCATGCGCCTTCATATTGATATCCTTGAGAGGCTTTATCTGGAAGATCAGCTCACGGAAGGCAAATTCCGCATGGATGACGGCCGGAGCATTGACCTGAGAAATATAGACATGGATCTCTACTCCGTGGGAACCCTGAAGGACCACATCGCACCCTGGAAATCCGTGTACAGAATTCCCCACTTTGTAAGTTCACCCATTAAATTTGTGCTTGCATCCAGTGGTCATATCGCAGGAATTATTGTTCCGCCCGGTTCCAAGGGGCATTACCACACCGATGGTCTTCTCGGTCACGGTCCGGAGCACTGGCTGGCAACGGCCCACATGCACGAAGGCAGCTGGTGGCCTGACTGGGCTGCATGGATGAAGGAACGCAGTCAGCCGGAAACCAATAAACTTCCCTGGCCGCCTGCCAAGGGAAGGGATCTGGGAGCCGCTCCCGGAACCTATGTTACGGAAAAGTAA
- a CDS encoding ion transporter, producing MFYKENQKKSGVTGLCNTIAENSRFKNFIIAMIILNAIVIGVETYPSLYLSFQNGFYLIEKIFIIIFTIEIIIRIAGSRPCLGFFKDGWNLFDFFIVASSLALAGGHFVSVLRILRILRVLRTISIIPSLQRMIGALLATIPAMGNIAFLLGLLFYVFSVMGTIFFGSISPEYFGSMHVTLLTLFQVVTLESWASGVMRPLLGESPWAWLYFVSFILMGTFIVINLFIGVIVNNMQESQAEAQECVRQLEADALKKELAEVKELLMELNRKVSSDSGK from the coding sequence ATGTTTTATAAAGAAAATCAAAAAAAATCTGGTGTCACAGGCTTGTGTAATACCATTGCTGAAAATTCCCGTTTCAAAAATTTTATCATAGCCATGATCATTCTCAATGCCATTGTCATCGGCGTTGAAACCTATCCATCCCTCTACCTTTCTTTTCAGAATGGCTTTTATCTCATTGAAAAGATATTCATTATTATCTTCACCATAGAAATCATCATCCGTATTGCAGGCTCGCGGCCCTGCTTGGGATTTTTTAAGGATGGCTGGAATCTCTTTGATTTTTTCATTGTGGCCAGCAGCCTTGCCCTTGCCGGAGGCCATTTTGTGTCTGTGCTGCGTATTCTGCGTATTCTAAGGGTACTGCGCACCATATCCATAATTCCCTCCCTTCAGCGCATGATAGGTGCTCTTCTTGCCACCATTCCGGCCATGGGGAACATTGCCTTTCTGCTGGGACTGCTTTTTTATGTGTTTTCCGTAATGGGAACGATTTTTTTTGGCAGCATCAGCCCTGAATACTTCGGCTCCATGCATGTGACCCTGCTTACCCTTTTTCAGGTGGTCACCCTGGAATCCTGGGCCAGCGGCGTGATGCGACCCCTGCTTGGGGAAAGCCCATGGGCATGGCTTTACTTTGTATCCTTTATTCTCATGGGAACCTTCATTGTCATCAATCTTTTTATCGGGGTAATTGTGAATAACATGCAGGAATCCCAGGCAGAAGCGCAGGAATGCGTCCGGCAGCTGGAAGCGGACGCCCTGAAAAAAGAACTTGCAGAAGTAAAGGAGCTGCTTATGGAACTGAACAGAAAAGTTTCTTCTGATTCCGGAAAGTAA
- a CDS encoding BCCT family transporter, which yields MSCSESDGTEERRLGDPVVLVLSAGFIVLFVIASFINMEGVAGIIGSGFAWTARVLGSYFQLLLLFTFFIAMGLAISPASSARIGDLDTPEISTFKWLSMIMATLLAGGGVFFAAGEPVYHFVVSPPAFDTAAGTAEAVSGALAQSFMHWGFLAWAVLGTLSSVVLAHAHYDKGQPLQPRTLLYPVMGERIMKGWFGGVVDACCVIAVVAGTVGPIGFLATQVSYGLHVLFGLPDGFSTQIGILFFLACIYVTSAITGVHKGIQILSRFNVFLALGIAAAIFIFGPTLFLTNALTQGLGEYISSFFAMATMTAETAPAWWMQWWTVFFFAWFIGYGPLMAIFVARISRGRTIREMFVAVAVMAPIATTVWFTLLGGSGIYYQLIGVIDLTEALNNFQFHVATLTVAQALPGGTFMALAILVLTTIFVATTGDSMSYAISVVGAGHDQPNKFVRAFWGIAMALMAGLLLFMGAGQISALQQFIVITAIPVSLVLLPSLWTGPKAVYAMAKEQGVTFVKRRMIDDNFPSPQGEDTLEIENRT from the coding sequence TTGTCTTGTTCAGAATCGGATGGTACGGAAGAGCGTCGCTTGGGTGATCCTGTTGTTCTAGTTTTAAGTGCTGGTTTTATTGTTCTTTTTGTTATTGCTTCTTTTATAAATATGGAGGGTGTTGCCGGTATAATCGGTAGCGGCTTTGCATGGACAGCAAGGGTGCTGGGTTCCTACTTTCAACTTCTTTTACTGTTTACTTTTTTTATTGCCATGGGCCTGGCCATTTCACCGGCCTCCAGTGCCCGAATAGGTGATTTGGATACGCCTGAAATCAGTACATTCAAGTGGCTCTCCATGATTATGGCAACACTTCTGGCGGGCGGAGGTGTTTTTTTTGCTGCGGGTGAGCCTGTATACCATTTCGTTGTCAGCCCTCCGGCTTTTGACACAGCAGCCGGTACGGCTGAGGCTGTATCCGGTGCACTGGCACAATCATTCATGCACTGGGGCTTTCTCGCCTGGGCCGTATTGGGCACACTTAGCTCCGTAGTACTTGCCCATGCCCACTATGATAAAGGCCAGCCCTTACAGCCGAGAACTCTTTTGTATCCTGTCATGGGCGAACGCATTATGAAAGGCTGGTTTGGCGGAGTCGTGGATGCCTGCTGTGTCATTGCTGTTGTCGCCGGAACCGTAGGCCCCATAGGCTTCCTTGCAACACAGGTAAGCTATGGACTGCATGTACTTTTCGGACTTCCCGACGGCTTTTCAACACAGATCGGAATTCTGTTTTTTCTGGCCTGCATTTATGTCACCTCCGCCATTACAGGAGTACATAAAGGGATACAGATACTTAGCCGATTTAATGTTTTCCTTGCATTAGGTATTGCTGCTGCAATTTTCATTTTCGGCCCTACCCTTTTCCTGACCAATGCCCTCACTCAGGGACTTGGTGAATACATCAGTTCCTTTTTTGCCATGGCTACCATGACTGCGGAAACGGCTCCAGCCTGGTGGATGCAGTGGTGGACGGTTTTCTTTTTTGCCTGGTTCATTGGATATGGTCCCCTTATGGCAATTTTTGTGGCACGCATTTCCCGTGGCAGAACCATCCGTGAAATGTTTGTGGCCGTGGCTGTAATGGCTCCCATTGCCACAACAGTATGGTTTACCCTCTTGGGCGGATCAGGTATTTATTATCAGCTTATCGGTGTCATTGATTTGACGGAAGCCTTAAACAATTTTCAGTTTCATGTGGCAACCCTGACAGTGGCACAGGCACTTCCCGGAGGCACCTTTATGGCCCTCGCCATTCTTGTGCTGACTACAATCTTTGTGGCGACCACAGGGGACTCCATGAGCTATGCCATCTCTGTTGTAGGAGCAGGCCATGACCAACCTAATAAATTTGTTCGCGCTTTCTGGGGTATTGCCATGGCTCTGATGGCAGGACTTCTTCTTTTTATGGGCGCAGGACAGATAAGCGCTCTGCAACAGTTTATTGTAATCACCGCAATTCCAGTTTCTCTTGTACTGCTGCCTTCACTATGGACCGGACCCAAGGCGGTTTATGCCATGGCAAAGGAGCAGGGAGTGACCTTTGTTAAACGAAGAATGATAGATGATAATTTTCCTTCTCCACAAGGAGAAGATACTCTGGAAATAGAAAACCGTACCTGA
- the prmA gene encoding 50S ribosomal protein L11 methyltransferase, translating into MKWIALKIIFEGENPAMMEDLLAAVFANHGINGVSIDQPDLEPEEGWGEDALPKPEFPAVTGYIPKNEEARERMEAIVKEASELALALNFSLRSQSVEIDEEDWAESWKAFFWPEKIGKRIVVKPTWRSYDPKGDDIVLEIDPGMAFGTGTHPTTSLCIQKIEAMIRPGDAVLDVGTGSGILLMAAGTLGAGRLVGVDNDSVAIEVAAANLSLNGFGPEKRDLFVGNLAEQAEGPFDLVVANILAEVVVILIPDIGRVLRPGGRVILSGIIEEKVPMVLDALRINGFSALESELDRGWAVCVASLNSPA; encoded by the coding sequence ATGAAATGGATAGCCCTTAAAATCATTTTTGAAGGTGAAAACCCGGCCATGATGGAAGATCTTCTGGCAGCGGTTTTTGCAAACCATGGCATAAACGGCGTCAGCATTGACCAGCCGGATCTGGAACCCGAAGAAGGCTGGGGGGAAGATGCCCTGCCAAAGCCTGAATTTCCCGCGGTAACCGGCTATATTCCCAAAAACGAGGAAGCCAGAGAGCGCATGGAAGCCATTGTGAAAGAAGCCTCTGAGCTGGCCCTTGCCCTTAACTTCAGCCTCCGCAGTCAGAGTGTTGAAATTGACGAGGAAGACTGGGCCGAAAGCTGGAAGGCTTTTTTCTGGCCGGAAAAAATCGGTAAACGCATTGTGGTGAAACCCACCTGGCGCAGTTATGACCCCAAAGGAGATGACATTGTGCTGGAAATTGATCCCGGCATGGCCTTTGGAACAGGAACCCACCCCACAACTTCCCTCTGCATACAAAAAATTGAGGCCATGATCCGTCCCGGTGATGCGGTGCTGGATGTGGGCACCGGCTCCGGCATTCTTCTCATGGCCGCAGGAACCCTTGGAGCAGGAAGGCTTGTGGGAGTAGATAACGATTCTGTTGCCATTGAGGTGGCTGCGGCCAATCTTTCCCTCAATGGTTTCGGGCCGGAAAAACGGGATCTTTTTGTGGGAAATCTTGCGGAACAGGCCGAAGGCCCCTTTGATCTGGTGGTGGCCAATATCCTTGCGGAAGTGGTGGTGATTTTAATTCCCGATATTGGCAGGGTTCTGCGGCCCGGTGGCAGGGTCATCCTCTCCGGTATCATTGAAGAAAAAGTTCCCATGGTACTGGATGCATTGAGAATCAATGGTTTTTCTGCTCTGGAAAGCGAGCTGGACAGGGGCTGGGCCGTATGTGTGGCCTCACTGAACTCCCCTGCCTGA